A region of Beijerinckia sp. 28-YEA-48 DNA encodes the following proteins:
- a CDS encoding choline dehydrogenase, producing the protein MTTNQVYDYIIVGAGSAGCVLANRLSADPAVSVLLLEAGPADRHPLIHIPLGMGKMHEHTMFDWGYHTEPEPQLNGRRIEAMRGKVLGGSSSINVMAYTRGHRGDYDRWSRNGASGWSYAECLPYFKRSETWQGGTNPWRGGDGPLGTEYARTRDPLFEAWIDAAKQRGLPFTEDYNGAEGEGIGRSQYTIRNGRRSSTSNAYLKPARGRRNLKVETHALTTRILMDGTWARGIEYVNNGMTVQAQAGREVILSAGTFNSPQLLMLSGIGPAAHLATLGIKPVVDLPVGQNLQDHLAVMISYTRPQNPSPFRDTMRFDRIAIAMVQAYLTGTGAGTVVPGGLHAFFKTRPELDVPDIEFMFRGLPGDADIWFPGLKKPYLDGYGVRPCLLHPESRGEVTLRSTDPADTPRIFYNFFSAPNDLPRLRNGFKLAREVASQQALEPYRGEEDSPGPKVQSDDEIDAFIRRAALTAHHPAGTCKMGTGTDCVLDPQMRVRGIEGLRVVDASAMPDMVGAHINACVIMMADKASDMIRGAEPLPPSNA; encoded by the coding sequence ATGACGACAAACCAGGTCTATGACTACATCATCGTCGGCGCCGGATCGGCCGGCTGCGTGCTGGCCAATCGGCTGTCAGCCGACCCGGCGGTCTCAGTCTTGCTGCTCGAAGCGGGACCAGCCGACCGGCATCCGCTCATCCATATCCCGCTCGGCATGGGCAAAATGCACGAGCATACGATGTTCGACTGGGGCTATCACACCGAGCCCGAACCGCAGCTCAATGGCCGACGCATCGAGGCCATGCGCGGCAAGGTTTTGGGCGGCTCGTCTTCCATCAATGTCATGGCCTATACGCGGGGACATCGCGGCGACTACGACCGCTGGTCGCGCAATGGCGCGAGCGGCTGGTCCTATGCCGAATGCCTGCCCTATTTCAAACGCAGCGAGACCTGGCAGGGCGGCACCAATCCCTGGCGCGGCGGCGACGGCCCGCTCGGTACGGAATATGCGCGCACGCGCGATCCGCTTTTTGAGGCGTGGATCGATGCGGCAAAGCAAAGAGGCCTGCCCTTCACCGAGGATTACAACGGCGCCGAAGGCGAAGGCATCGGCCGTAGCCAATATACCATTCGCAATGGACGACGCTCTTCGACCTCGAACGCCTATCTCAAGCCGGCACGTGGCCGCCGCAATCTGAAGGTCGAAACCCATGCGCTGACGACGCGCATCCTCATGGATGGCACGTGGGCGCGGGGCATCGAATATGTCAACAACGGCATGACCGTGCAGGCGCAAGCTGGCCGCGAGGTCATTCTCAGCGCCGGCACCTTCAACTCGCCCCAGCTCCTGATGCTATCAGGCATCGGGCCGGCCGCGCATCTGGCCACGCTCGGCATCAAGCCGGTGGTCGACCTGCCCGTCGGCCAAAACCTGCAAGACCACCTGGCGGTGATGATCTCATACACCCGGCCGCAAAACCCCTCGCCGTTCCGCGACACCATGCGGTTCGACCGCATCGCCATCGCCATGGTGCAGGCCTATCTCACCGGCACCGGTGCCGGCACCGTGGTGCCGGGTGGCCTGCATGCCTTCTTCAAGACAAGACCCGAGCTTGACGTGCCAGACATCGAATTCATGTTCCGGGGCCTGCCAGGCGATGCCGACATCTGGTTTCCGGGCCTCAAGAAACCTTATCTCGATGGCTATGGCGTCCGTCCCTGCCTGCTGCATCCCGAAAGCCGTGGCGAAGTGACGTTGCGCAGCACCGATCCTGCCGACACTCCCCGCATTTTCTATAATTTCTTCTCGGCGCCGAATGATCTACCACGCCTGCGCAACGGCTTTAAGCTGGCCCGCGAAGTCGCTTCCCAGCAGGCGCTGGAGCCTTACCGTGGCGAAGAGGATTCGCCCGGCCCGAAGGTGCAAAGCGACGACGAGATCGACGCCTTCATCCGGCGCGCGGCGCTCACCGCTCACCACCCCGCCGGCACCTGCAAAATGGGTACGGGCACCGATTGCGTGCTCGACCCGCAGATGCGCGTGCGTGGCATCGAGGGGCTGCGGGTCGTCGATGCCTCCGCCATGCCGGATATGGTCGGCGCGCATATCAATGCCTGCGTCATCATGATGGCCGACAAGGCCTCCGACATGATCAGAGGCGCTGAGCCGCTGCCGCCGTCGAACGCCTGA
- a CDS encoding tetratricopeptide repeat protein: MGLALALFSALAVAPTLAQTEDEAAKAAAATACDTGATSPLDPQGKAPPSYIFDMNPTFNTNVTGDLIAACRTAALAFPDEQRFAIQLARAMYLDFKNTETILPTVRRFAENGHIEAQHLLWRMSSGKIDPLRNPTEANHMLNLLRNAAEAGHAEALLDIYNLRRDGGLLKRDDSEALRWADRMANLPTQGPGGDWAHKAEFEAMGPWRDAAPHLPRHIG; this comes from the coding sequence TTGGGTCTGGCCCTCGCGCTCTTCAGCGCCCTCGCGGTGGCGCCCACGTTGGCGCAGACTGAGGATGAAGCCGCGAAAGCGGCTGCCGCCACCGCCTGCGATACCGGCGCGACATCGCCACTCGATCCGCAAGGCAAGGCGCCGCCCAGCTACATTTTCGATATGAACCCAACGTTCAATACGAACGTGACCGGCGATCTGATTGCCGCCTGCCGCACCGCGGCCCTGGCCTTTCCCGACGAGCAACGGTTCGCCATCCAGCTTGCCCGCGCCATGTATCTTGATTTCAAAAACACTGAGACGATCCTTCCGACCGTGCGGCGTTTCGCCGAGAACGGTCATATCGAAGCACAGCATCTGCTCTGGCGGATGAGCAGCGGCAAGATCGATCCGCTGCGCAACCCCACTGAAGCCAACCACATGCTCAATCTTCTGCGCAATGCCGCCGAAGCCGGCCACGCCGAGGCATTGCTCGATATCTACAACCTGCGGCGCGATGGCGGCTTGCTGAAACGCGATGATAGCGAAGCGCTGCGCTGGGCCGACCGCATGGCCAACCTGCCCACCCAAGGCCCTGGCGGCGACTGGGCTCATAAAGCCGAGTTCGAAGCCATGGGCCCGTGGCGCGACGCTGCGCCTCACCTCCCCCGCCACATCGGCTGA
- a CDS encoding SEL1-like repeat protein, translated as MLAAGRAYADGLGIAKNPRERLRFWRKAAEQGSIEAKENLASAFTFDFGARLMTLSEGISYPVALYGDGAGRRYGDQSNFGGFSLANTQISTLFAGGRITDFPRKAIAAAVIDGLQMAPAGTTEDKLVALSKAMPQDVRAEIEKVLKAEGKFAGEPNGYFGPDARTGLRMQIEARGPWRQAAVQAAVPTANPTATQPNAPPQPQISRAVVDSVREKALQRSQTIKTDADRLAALRMFNALARLGDLHARWLMMSNYHQSSLVRQVVSPEELTRYSLDILVVKPDEAPKASFEFIFDLTTLYKQDRGKTFGPAFLAAVRDDPRLQDLSMLTEISKHMMFAPGACDAVLAAAKLQKIGGLDGEGCSEPSLDAIVAYAKKAGPANVESKARAQAAIDVTKLAQ; from the coding sequence ATGCTGGCGGCGGGACGGGCCTATGCCGATGGCCTCGGCATAGCGAAAAATCCGCGCGAGCGCCTGCGCTTCTGGCGCAAGGCGGCGGAGCAAGGATCGATCGAGGCGAAAGAAAATCTCGCCAGCGCCTTCACCTTCGATTTCGGCGCGCGGCTGATGACGCTCAGCGAAGGCATTTCCTATCCGGTCGCGCTTTATGGCGACGGTGCCGGTCGACGCTATGGCGACCAGAGCAATTTCGGCGGTTTCTCTCTGGCCAACACCCAGATTTCCACGCTGTTCGCCGGCGGGCGTATCACTGATTTTCCCCGCAAGGCCATCGCCGCTGCCGTCATCGACGGTTTGCAAATGGCGCCGGCTGGGACAACCGAAGACAAGCTGGTTGCCCTCAGCAAGGCGATGCCGCAGGACGTGCGCGCCGAGATCGAGAAAGTGCTCAAGGCGGAAGGTAAATTCGCCGGCGAGCCGAACGGTTATTTCGGTCCGGACGCGCGCACCGGTCTGCGTATGCAGATCGAGGCGCGCGGACCCTGGCGGCAAGCTGCGGTTCAGGCTGCGGTGCCGACGGCCAACCCGACAGCGACACAGCCGAATGCCCCACCTCAACCGCAGATTTCGCGCGCCGTCGTCGACAGCGTGCGCGAGAAGGCGCTCCAGCGCTCGCAGACGATCAAGACCGATGCCGACCGGCTCGCGGCGCTGCGCATGTTCAACGCGCTGGCCCGCCTCGGTGATTTGCACGCGCGCTGGCTGATGATGAGCAATTACCATCAATCGAGCCTGGTGCGGCAGGTGGTGTCGCCGGAAGAACTGACGCGCTACAGCCTCGACATCCTGGTGGTGAAGCCGGACGAGGCGCCGAAGGCGAGTTTCGAATTCATCTTCGACCTGACGACCCTCTACAAACAGGATCGCGGCAAGACCTTCGGCCCCGCCTTCCTAGCAGCCGTGCGCGACGATCCCCGCCTTCAGGATCTGTCGATGCTCACGGAAATCAGCAAGCACATGATGTTTGCACCGGGCGCCTGCGATGCGGTTCTGGCGGCAGCGAAGCTGCAAAAGATCGGCGGCCTGGATGGCGAGGGCTGTTCGGAGCCATCGCTCGACGCCATCGTCGCTTACGCTAAAAAAGCTGGCCCCGCCAATGTGGAGAGCAAAGCCCGGGCGCAAGCCGCTATCGATGTCACCAAGCTGGCGCAATAG
- a CDS encoding PQQ-dependent sugar dehydrogenase, with translation MFPEKRAAVGRHPSRRLVFAICAMMALFVTAWHSDGAWAQAKPPIDRFKLPPGFKVEVWQAGLSGARTLLLGPKGTVFVGTTGAGRVYAITSENGVRRVRTIAQALTSPNGLAMKDGALYVAAINRVYRFDDIEARLDGAQRVDISQQFNLPSERHHGWRYMGFGPDGKLYIAVGAPCNVCEVDPNVYGNIRRYDLDSGRMEVIAHGIRNSVGFDWHPVTGELWFTDNGRDNMGDDIPEDEFNRLPRGREGANFGFPYCHANGIADPQFRKPDPCADVILPAVTTGPHSASLGIKWYTGTMFPAEYKNAAFIARHGSWNRSRKFGSDLAVVQLDSAGKASVRPFMTGLLDEKRDEHLARLVGVLPMPDGALLVSDDLNGVIYRISYDGSAKTR, from the coding sequence ATGTTCCCTGAAAAACGCGCTGCCGTCGGTCGGCATCCGTCGCGAAGGCTCGTCTTCGCCATATGCGCCATGATGGCGCTTTTCGTGACCGCGTGGCACAGCGATGGAGCGTGGGCGCAAGCGAAGCCGCCGATCGATCGTTTCAAGCTGCCGCCAGGGTTCAAGGTCGAGGTCTGGCAGGCGGGTCTGTCGGGCGCCCGCACGTTGCTGCTCGGCCCCAAAGGCACGGTCTTTGTCGGCACCACCGGTGCTGGTCGCGTTTATGCGATCACTTCTGAGAATGGCGTGCGACGAGTGCGCACCATTGCGCAAGCTCTCACCAGCCCCAACGGGCTCGCCATGAAAGACGGAGCGCTCTACGTTGCCGCGATCAACCGCGTTTATCGCTTCGACGATATCGAGGCGCGGCTCGATGGCGCGCAGCGGGTGGATATCTCCCAGCAGTTTAATCTGCCCTCGGAACGTCATCATGGCTGGCGCTATATGGGGTTCGGGCCCGATGGCAAGCTCTATATCGCGGTTGGTGCACCCTGCAATGTCTGCGAAGTCGACCCGAATGTTTATGGAAATATCCGCCGCTACGACCTCGACAGCGGTCGTATGGAGGTTATCGCGCACGGTATTCGCAATTCGGTCGGCTTCGATTGGCATCCGGTCACCGGCGAACTTTGGTTCACCGACAACGGCCGCGACAATATGGGAGACGACATTCCGGAAGATGAATTCAATCGCCTGCCGCGCGGCAGGGAAGGCGCTAACTTCGGCTTTCCCTATTGCCACGCGAATGGCATTGCCGATCCGCAATTCCGCAAGCCCGATCCTTGCGCCGATGTGATCCTGCCGGCGGTGACGACCGGGCCGCATTCCGCGTCCCTCGGCATCAAATGGTACACGGGCACGATGTTCCCGGCCGAATACAAGAATGCGGCTTTCATCGCCCGTCACGGCTCTTGGAACCGCTCACGCAAATTCGGCTCCGATCTCGCCGTCGTTCAGTTGGATAGCGCGGGCAAGGCCAGCGTGCGCCCGTTCATGACCGGTCTGCTCGATGAAAAGCGTGATGAACATCTCGCTCGGCTGGTCGGCGTGTTGCCGATGCCGGATGGCGCGCTGCTCGTTTCCGACGACCTCAACGGTGTCATCTATCGCATTTCTTACGATGGTTCAGCCAAGACGCGATAA
- a CDS encoding IclR family transcriptional regulator, giving the protein MARDAGDGNMQGVRAVDRAIEILQCFTPEKAAMSVLEIQQRVPLSRPTLYRLLHTLAQKGMIRAFGEPQRFSLDYGVGRLAHNWTAGIDPIVIGRSIVEDLRAKTNETAALFMLRGDQRLCVLEMAAPHILRISWGMGESQPISSGASGKAIMAFMKPDAVEEALKGVPKTGARKTVSSSLDLIRAQGYAISRGEVFAGAIAIAAPYFDHNHCVIGSIGVFGPSARLDQAWEKQAIRAVIESARELSGSLGHFEDLQGGRRAAEPKQRGKSPDRFA; this is encoded by the coding sequence GTGGCGCGTGATGCAGGCGATGGAAATATGCAAGGCGTGCGCGCCGTCGATCGCGCCATCGAAATTCTGCAATGTTTCACGCCGGAAAAAGCCGCGATGAGCGTGCTTGAAATTCAGCAGCGGGTGCCGCTCAGCCGGCCGACGCTGTATCGATTGCTGCATACGCTCGCGCAAAAAGGCATGATCCGCGCATTCGGCGAGCCGCAGCGTTTCTCGCTCGACTATGGTGTTGGACGGTTGGCTCACAATTGGACGGCCGGGATCGACCCGATCGTCATAGGTCGATCAATCGTTGAGGATCTACGTGCCAAGACGAATGAGACCGCGGCCTTGTTCATGTTGCGCGGCGATCAGCGTCTGTGCGTGCTTGAAATGGCCGCGCCACACATTCTCAGAATTTCCTGGGGCATGGGGGAGTCGCAACCGATTTCAAGTGGCGCCAGCGGCAAGGCCATTATGGCGTTCATGAAGCCGGATGCTGTCGAGGAGGCCCTGAAAGGAGTGCCGAAGACTGGCGCACGTAAGACCGTGTCATCGAGCCTCGATCTCATTCGCGCGCAAGGCTATGCGATCAGTCGTGGCGAGGTTTTCGCCGGCGCCATCGCGATTGCGGCGCCTTATTTCGATCACAACCATTGTGTCATCGGCTCGATCGGCGTGTTCGGTCCCTCCGCGCGCCTGGATCAAGCGTGGGAAAAACAAGCCATACGCGCGGTGATTGAAAGCGCCCGGGAATTGTCCGGTTCCCTGGGGCATTTTGAAGATCTGCAAGGGGGGCGTCGCGCGGCCGAGCCAAAACAACGGGGCAAATCCCCTGATCGTTTCGCCTGA
- a CDS encoding tripartite tricarboxylate transporter substrate binding protein, protein MLIDRRKALAALTCTAAAAISYPALSQDSREIYNFVSAFPPGSGADVLVRFWSQKLMPIVPGPIVVVNKPGAMGFLAAEYTARSKPDGHTIFVHAGTSIAGNMHVFKNPPFDVTKDLKVAATLSRHSYILVVGKSAPYKNLQDLTTVVRPKGDKATYGTSNTSSFLIGELYKQKADLKVVNVNYRTSADLINDLNSGALDFAIVDSIAALGVARQGNWRLLAIGSGTRMASTPDLPTFAESGYPGIDIVSWWGALVPTSTPQPIVDTMRGWFNTAVQSPDTAEFLKATGNDVYSASPQEAAGLLAATANQWKDFVEIAKIEKI, encoded by the coding sequence ATGTTGATCGACCGACGCAAGGCTCTCGCCGCTCTAACCTGTACGGCGGCCGCCGCGATTTCCTATCCGGCACTGTCGCAAGACAGCCGCGAAATTTACAATTTCGTCAGCGCCTTTCCGCCCGGCAGCGGTGCGGACGTACTGGTGCGCTTCTGGTCGCAAAAGCTCATGCCGATCGTTCCGGGGCCGATCGTGGTGGTCAATAAGCCCGGCGCCATGGGCTTTCTCGCCGCCGAATATACGGCGCGCTCCAAGCCCGACGGCCACACCATCTTCGTGCACGCCGGCACCAGCATCGCCGGCAATATGCACGTGTTCAAAAACCCGCCCTTTGATGTCACCAAGGACCTCAAGGTCGCGGCCACGCTCAGCCGCCATTCCTACATCCTCGTCGTCGGCAAGAGCGCGCCTTATAAAAATCTACAGGACCTGACGACGGTCGTGCGCCCCAAGGGCGATAAAGCGACCTATGGCACGTCCAACACGTCCTCTTTCCTGATCGGCGAACTCTACAAGCAGAAGGCCGATCTCAAGGTCGTCAATGTCAATTATCGAACCTCCGCCGATTTGATCAACGACCTCAATAGCGGCGCGCTCGACTTCGCCATCGTCGATTCCATCGCTGCCCTCGGTGTCGCCCGGCAGGGCAACTGGCGACTGCTCGCCATAGGCTCAGGCACCCGCATGGCCTCGACACCCGATCTACCGACCTTTGCGGAGAGCGGATATCCTGGCATCGACATCGTCTCCTGGTGGGGAGCCCTGGTGCCCACCAGCACGCCGCAGCCGATCGTCGACACAATGAGGGGCTGGTTCAACACGGCGGTACAATCGCCCGATACGGCTGAATTCCTCAAGGCAACGGGCAATGATGTCTATTCCGCTTCGCCACAGGAGGCGGCTGGCCTCCTCGCCGCCACAGCCAATCAGTGGAAGGACTTTGTCGAAATTGCCAAAATCGAAAAGATCTAA
- a CDS encoding aromatic ring-hydroxylating dioxygenase subunit alpha — MEDNKGEAMRNSAHWVLEDRDTDQFLINRQVFVSEEILQKEWEVIFRTCWIYIGHAAEIRNPGDFRTRKVAGRPMIFCRDKEGAVRAMLNVCPHRGALVCREREGNARGFFCMYHGWTFQTDGSLRSGPGLDAYGPKFDKGAHGLTQAPRLEQYRDFYFINLDPNAIPLTDYLADAKDYIDLVVDQSPSGQMEIVTGTQEYDIKANWKLLVENSVDDYHIITTHSTWINYMSNSGVDMRRPKGSLLPSLGAGKNLGNGHLTTDNPNYRGRPVARWISVYGEDAKEDIANIRAELVTRLGEERAARVADTNRNLVIFPNLVINDGSSVTVRNFTPVSPGQMKVTSWALGPVEETQAQRARRLHAFLTFYGPGGFATPDDVAALEAAQEGYSAWREAPWNDLSRGMYKSEDDQLDTDEGHIRTFWRRWKELMEASV, encoded by the coding sequence ATGGAAGACAACAAAGGCGAGGCCATGCGTAACAGCGCCCACTGGGTTCTTGAAGATCGCGACACCGATCAGTTCCTTATCAACCGTCAGGTGTTCGTGTCCGAAGAGATCCTGCAGAAGGAATGGGAGGTCATCTTCCGCACCTGCTGGATCTACATCGGCCATGCCGCGGAAATCCGAAACCCTGGCGACTTCCGTACGCGTAAAGTGGCGGGCCGGCCGATGATCTTTTGCCGCGACAAGGAGGGCGCGGTGCGCGCCATGCTCAATGTCTGCCCGCATCGCGGCGCATTGGTCTGTCGCGAGCGGGAGGGCAATGCGCGCGGCTTCTTCTGCATGTATCACGGCTGGACTTTCCAGACCGACGGCAGCCTGCGCTCAGGCCCGGGCCTTGATGCCTACGGGCCGAAGTTCGACAAAGGAGCGCATGGCCTGACGCAGGCGCCCCGGCTTGAGCAGTATCGCGACTTCTACTTCATCAATCTCGATCCGAACGCGATCCCGCTCACCGACTATCTTGCCGACGCCAAGGACTATATCGATCTCGTCGTCGACCAATCACCAAGCGGCCAGATGGAGATCGTCACGGGCACGCAGGAATATGACATCAAGGCGAATTGGAAGCTTCTGGTCGAGAATTCGGTCGATGATTATCACATCATCACCACCCACTCGACCTGGATCAATTACATGAGCAATTCCGGCGTCGACATGCGCCGACCGAAAGGCTCTCTCTTGCCATCGCTGGGCGCCGGCAAGAACCTCGGCAATGGCCATCTGACGACGGACAATCCCAATTATCGCGGCCGGCCAGTGGCGCGCTGGATTTCCGTCTATGGCGAGGACGCCAAGGAAGACATCGCTAACATCCGCGCCGAACTGGTGACGCGCCTCGGCGAGGAGCGGGCGGCGCGCGTCGCCGATACCAATCGCAATCTGGTGATCTTCCCCAATCTCGTCATCAATGACGGTTCATCAGTGACGGTCCGCAATTTCACGCCGGTTTCGCCGGGGCAAATGAAAGTGACCTCCTGGGCGCTGGGACCGGTGGAGGAAACGCAGGCGCAGCGCGCCCGCCGCCTGCACGCCTTTCTCACCTTCTACGGCCCCGGCGGTTTCGCCACGCCCGACGACGTGGCGGCGCTGGAGGCAGCCCAAGAAGGCTACTCGGCCTGGCGCGAAGCGCCATGGAACGATCTGTCGCGCGGCATGTACAAAAGCGAGGACGATCAGCTTGACACGGATGAAGGCCATATCCGCACGTTCTGGCGGCGCTGGAAGGAACTGATGGAGGCGTCGGTATGA
- a CDS encoding aromatic-ring-hydroxylating dioxygenase subunit beta, translated as MIALRTEVEDFLFREADLLDRWQLDDWLKLLTDDAAYFVPPNDKPDGDHNTTLFIVADDAVRLRERIIRLKDPSCHSEWPPSRTRRIIGNVKAQEENGEIQVRANFILNRHRRGGDIRTFSGEYRYRLRRENGALKIAERRVVLDAEELGHMGSVSFLL; from the coding sequence ATGATTGCGTTGCGCACCGAGGTCGAGGACTTCCTGTTTCGTGAGGCGGATCTGCTCGACCGCTGGCAGCTCGACGACTGGCTGAAGCTCTTGACCGACGATGCCGCCTATTTCGTGCCCCCCAACGATAAGCCGGATGGCGATCACAACACCACTTTGTTCATTGTCGCCGATGATGCCGTGCGGCTGCGCGAACGCATCATCCGCTTGAAGGACCCAAGCTGCCATTCGGAATGGCCGCCATCACGCACGCGGCGGATCATCGGCAATGTGAAAGCCCAGGAGGAGAATGGCGAGATCCAGGTGCGGGCCAATTTCATTCTCAACCGGCACCGGCGCGGCGGCGACATCCGCACCTTCAGCGGCGAATATCGCTATCGGCTGCGGCGCGAAAATGGAGCCCTCAAGATCGCCGAGCGGCGCGTCGTTCTCGATGCCGAGGAACTCGGCCATATGGGCTCGGTCAGCTTCCTGCTGTAA
- a CDS encoding class I SAM-dependent methyltransferase, with translation MVQNIYDQSDFFEGYSHLARSTGGLEAAPEWPILRAMLPPVKGLRIVDLGCGYGWFCRWAQAQGAAHVLGLDLSEKMLARAREMSSGAAIVYERADLEQLALPSEAFDLAYSSLALHYLEDARRLFATVHQALVPGGRFVFSTEHPIFMAPTRQGWAKDAEGRRIWPLDRYSVEGPRTTDWLAKGVLKYHRTVATTLNLLIGAGFSIARVEEFAPTAEQIEAQPDLQEELDRPMFLLVSAKRQGLGEAAPVFPVTAGS, from the coding sequence ATGGTGCAGAACATCTACGATCAATCGGACTTCTTTGAAGGCTATAGCCATCTTGCCCGTTCGACAGGCGGCCTCGAAGCTGCGCCTGAATGGCCGATCTTGCGCGCCATGCTGCCGCCGGTGAAAGGTCTGCGCATCGTCGATCTCGGCTGCGGCTACGGCTGGTTCTGCCGCTGGGCGCAAGCGCAAGGTGCGGCACATGTGCTGGGTCTCGATCTGTCGGAGAAAATGTTGGCGCGGGCGCGGGAAATGTCTAGCGGCGCCGCCATTGTCTACGAGCGTGCCGATCTCGAACAGCTCGCTTTGCCGTCCGAAGCCTTCGATCTCGCCTATTCGTCTCTGGCTCTGCACTATCTGGAAGATGCAAGGCGTCTGTTCGCCACCGTGCACCAGGCGCTTGTTCCCGGCGGTCGTTTCGTCTTTTCGACTGAACATCCGATCTTCATGGCGCCAACCAGGCAAGGCTGGGCGAAAGATGCCGAGGGGCGGCGCATCTGGCCGCTCGATCGTTATTCCGTGGAAGGACCGCGCACCACCGATTGGCTCGCCAAAGGCGTATTGAAATATCATCGCACTGTCGCCACGACGCTCAATCTTCTGATCGGCGCTGGCTTTTCCATCGCGCGCGTCGAGGAATTCGCGCCGACGGCTGAGCAGATCGAGGCGCAGCCGGACTTACAGGAAGAGCTCGACCGGCCGATGTTCCTGCTCGTCTCCGCCAAACGCCAGGGCTTGGGCGAGGCTGCGCCGGTTTTTCCCGTTACAGCAGGAAGCTGA
- a CDS encoding tripartite tricarboxylate transporter substrate binding protein, which produces MIQGVQKLVWAGLAIGLAAVPTAHAQSWPSHQITFIVPFAPGGGTDAFARPLAAQLDAQLGQRVIIENRAGAGGTVGASAAAKASPDGYTFFIGAAHHAIAPALYPKLDYDIEKDLIPVGLVSQPPQVVVVNPGRVSAKTLQELIDYARTNPDKMNYASAGGGTTHHLAGELFKALTKTRITHVPYRGAGPAMQDLVAGHIELEFDGLGSSAPHIASGALRALAVASAQRSPAFPDVPTAAEAGVPGYEVSTWYGMFAPKGTPPDVLIHMTKELRTAFGNPMIKDAWARNGSDIPNLYGADFGTFVSSEVKRWGKVVQDAGIKLD; this is translated from the coding sequence ATGATTCAAGGTGTGCAAAAACTTGTTTGGGCCGGGCTAGCCATCGGCCTCGCCGCGGTTCCAACGGCCCACGCCCAATCCTGGCCAAGTCATCAGATCACCTTCATCGTCCCCTTCGCGCCCGGCGGCGGCACCGATGCTTTCGCCCGGCCCCTCGCCGCTCAGCTCGACGCACAGTTGGGACAACGGGTGATTATCGAGAACCGCGCCGGTGCCGGCGGCACTGTCGGCGCCTCGGCAGCAGCGAAAGCCTCGCCTGACGGCTATACGTTTTTTATCGGCGCCGCCCATCACGCCATCGCCCCAGCGCTGTATCCAAAGCTCGACTACGACATCGAGAAAGACCTGATCCCTGTCGGCCTGGTCTCGCAACCGCCGCAGGTGGTGGTCGTCAATCCGGGCCGGGTTTCCGCCAAGACCTTGCAGGAACTCATCGACTATGCCCGCACCAATCCCGACAAGATGAACTATGCCTCGGCCGGTGGCGGCACGACCCATCATCTCGCCGGCGAATTGTTCAAGGCCTTGACCAAGACGCGCATCACCCATGTGCCCTATCGCGGCGCGGGGCCCGCCATGCAGGATCTCGTCGCTGGCCATATCGAACTGGAGTTCGACGGGCTCGGCTCATCGGCCCCGCATATCGCCTCCGGCGCTTTGCGCGCCCTGGCGGTTGCCTCCGCGCAGCGCTCGCCAGCATTCCCTGATGTGCCGACGGCGGCCGAAGCGGGCGTGCCCGGCTATGAGGTCTCGACCTGGTACGGCATGTTCGCACCCAAGGGCACGCCGCCCGATGTCCTCATCCATATGACGAAGGAACTACGCACGGCCTTCGGCAATCCCATGATCAAGGATGCCTGGGCCCGCAACGGCTCCGACATCCCCAATCTTTATGGCGCCGACTTCGGCACTTTCGTCAGCTCCGAAGTCAAACGCTGGGGCAAAGTGGTGCAGGACGCCGGCATCAAACTCGACTGA